One genomic segment of Ctenopharyngodon idella isolate HZGC_01 chromosome 7, HZGC01, whole genome shotgun sequence includes these proteins:
- the senp3b gene encoding sentrin-specific protease 3b — MRDSGGSLAQNRWQGELSLTVSQEASSVGGMGGGLMDPNSPPNATSPIHLKLGHKEQIWTGEYIEPVEVDEEVGFDENEEDMEEEEQDEEEIDSDCAQWEEKDEVEDWQMPFESQPQVMLANSYRQQVSSSEGEAKFKARDFPENPFQIRLHGLRQQRLKRWRRLRSSARLRNRLVQNWKTWRQRAQWVGTLGYRRARRWRQYSLIASKRREQGCDTLGSSQIGLETTSGGEKEKQFFGFNGYHGDSQSNSAVSGVREHLSIPVKPTTQKMEMVLTEEHRAYVQGLLDEYLRKYGSLIPVHSDDIVEELQGIFNEDFSQPHRKVVVQHLIQVYQRSPGTAIVKGFRVNYKRHVLTMDDLSTLYGQNWLNDQVMNMYGDLVMDSVAEKVHFFNSFFYDKLRTKGYDGVKRWTKNVDIFQKDLLLIPIHLEVHWSLVSVDIKRRSITYFDSQRTLNRRCPKHIFKYLQAEAMIKDKKDFLTGWKGFFKMNVGRQNNDSDCGAFVLQYCKCLALGQPFTFRQQDMPKLRRLMYKELCHCKLSL, encoded by the exons ATGAGAGACAGTGGTGGAAGCCTGGCTCAGAACCGCTGGCAAGGGGAACTCTCCTTGACTGTGAGCCAGGAGGCCAGCAGTGTTGGAGGCATGGGAGGTGGTCTAATGGATCCAAACTCCCCTCCCAATGCCACCAGCCCCATTCACCTCAAACTAGGTCACAAGGAGCAAATCTGGACTGGAGAGTACATAGAACCAGTAGAAGTTGATGAAGAGGTTGGATTTGATGAGAATGAAGAAGATATGGAAGAGGAAGAACAGGATGAGGAAGAGATTGATTCTGATTGTGCCCAATGGGAAGAGAAAGATGAAGTAGAAGACTGGCAAATGCCATTTGAATCACAACCGCAAGTTATGCTCGCTAATAGTTATCGGCAGCAGGTGTCCTCGAGTGAAGGGGAGGCCAAATTCAAAGCCAGAGACTTTCCTGAGAATCCCTTCCAGATTCGACTTCATGGACTTAGGCAGCAAAGACTGAAGCGCTGGCGAAGACTACGGTCTAGTGCAAGGTTACGCAATCGGCTCGTGCAGAATTGGAAAACGTGGAGACAGCGGGCGCAGTGGGTCGGCACCTTAGGGTATCGACGGGCAAGGAGGTGGCGCCAGTATAGCCTAATTGCCAGCAAAAGACGAGAACAGGGATGTGACACCTTGGGCTCATCACAAATAGGTTTGGAGACAACAAGTGGAGGAGAAAAAG aaaaacagttttttggTTTCAATGGTTATCATGGGGATTCTCAGTCAAATTCAGCAGTGTCTGGGGTTCGGGAACATCTTTCTATACCCGTGAAGCCCACCACTCAAAAGATGGAGATGGTCCTGACGGAGGAGCACAGGGCTTATGTCCAAG gTCTTCTTGATGAATACCTTCGAAAGTATGGAAGTCTAATTCCTGTACATTCAGATGATATTGTCGAGGAACTGCAGGGCATCTTTAATGAGGACTTCTCTCAGCCTCACAG GAAAGTTGTGGTGCAACATTTAATTCAGGTTTACCAGAGGTCACCAGGGACTGCCATAGTGAAAGGGTTCCGGGTGAATTACAAGCGTCACGTTCTCACTATGGATGATCTTAGCACCCTCTATGGACAGAATTGGCTCAATGACCAG GTCATGAACATGTATGGAGACCTTGTGATGGATTCAGTGGCTGAAAAg GTGCACTTCTTCAACAGTTTCTTTTATGACAAGTTGAGGACCAAAGGTTATGATGGAGTGAAACGGTGGACAAAGAAT GTGGACATCTTCCAGAAGGATCTTTTGTTGATTCCCATTCATTTAGAAGTGCACTGGTCACTGGTCTCGGTTGATATTAAACGGCGCTCCATCACATACTTCGATTCTCAGCGAACTCTAAATCGCCGTTGCCCCAAG catatttttaaatacctGCAGGCAGAAGCCATGATAAAAGACAAGAAAGACTTTCTCACAGGGTGGAAAGGGTTTTTTAAAATG AATGTTGGCAGACAGAATAATGACAGTGACTGTGGTGCATTTGTCCTGCAG TACTGCAAGTGTCTCGCATTGGGTCAGCCCTTCACTTTCCGTCAACAGGACATGCCCAAGCTGAGGAGACTTATGTACAAAGAACTGTGTCATTGCAAGCTCTCACTGTGA